A single region of the Candidatus Margulisiibacteriota bacterium genome encodes:
- a CDS encoding EamA family transporter has product MGNYLILIVSVLLAVTGQLMMKKGMVVFGAFPFSQILVKLIPIFMNPWVFFGFVCFGLSSIFWLVVLSRLPLSLVYPMVSVAYVLVALASMLFFREPVSLVRWIGISVIILGVILISRS; this is encoded by the coding sequence ATGGGAAATTATTTAATTTTGATCGTCTCCGTTTTACTCGCGGTAACCGGCCAACTGATGATGAAAAAGGGGATGGTCGTGTTTGGCGCGTTCCCGTTCAGCCAGATTCTGGTCAAACTTATTCCGATATTTATGAACCCCTGGGTCTTTTTTGGCTTTGTTTGTTTTGGGCTTTCTTCGATCTTCTGGCTTGTTGTCCTTTCCCGCCTGCCGCTTAGCCTGGTTTATCCCATGGTCAGCGTTGCCTATGTTCTGGTCGCCCTGGCCTCAATGCTCTTTTTTCGTGAGCCGGTCAGCCTGGTCCGGTGGATAGGAATTTCAGTTATTATACTCGGGGTGATCCTGATCTCCCGCAGTTAA